The DNA sequence CATTTGCTTGCGAGCCTTCTCGACGAATTGTTTCGAATACGGATTGCGCAGCTTTGTTGGCGGCGCGGAAGGCGGAGAGTGGATACAGCACCATATCTACCCCGACCTCCCCTAGTTGCTCGGTCGTAAATAAGGGTGTTTGTCCAAATTCAGTGATGTTGGCCAGTATGGGTATATGTAATGCTTCTGAGAAACGCTGATAATCTTTTAGCTCTGTAACGGCTTCTGCAAAAATGAAATCAGCACCGGCATCTTGATAAGCGACCGCTCGCGCAATAGCCGCATCCACGCCTTCTGTAGCAACGGCATCTGTACGTGCACCAATTACAAAGTCCGGATCTGTTTTGGCCTCTACCGCAGCCTGCACTCGTTCGACCATCTCCTGAGCAGATACTACTTCTTTTCGAGGACGATGTCCGCAACGTTTTGCAGCGACCTGATCTTCTATATGTACACCTGCCGCTCCTGCTTTGCAAATGCTGCGAATGGTACGCGCTATATTGAAAGCACTGGCACCGAAGCCGGTATCAATATCCACCAGTAAGGGAAGATCACACACAGCGGTAATCCTATCGATATCAGTTAAAACATCCTGCAAGGTGGTAATTCCGAGATCGGGTATGCCTAATGAGCCAGCTGCTACGCCACCCCCTGAAAGGTAGATCGCGCGAAAGCCAGCTTGCTTAGCCAATAGTGCATGGTTTGCATTGATAGTACCTACAATCTGTAAAGGATGCTCCTGCTTTAGCATGTGTCGCAACTGCGCACCAGCGGAATAAACCATCATAGTTAATTTGTTAATGTGTATTTGTTTATAATTTGGTTCCCCTTGCCACACGAGAGGGCGGCGAAGCCTCTTAAAGGTAAGAATAATCTAAGGATTAAAAAAGTTAAGACGCCGATTAGCATGGTATCTTGGTACGATTACGTTTGTTTGCGTACTTTATACGCATTATGCGGGTCAAACCACGTGTTTTTCCATTCTAAATTGAACGTTAAAGGATAGTCATTTCAATTCCGTGTTAATCATAAAAACCTGTATAATAGAAATTTAGATAAATTACATTTACTTATTCTTTGTATAACACGTAATATACGCATCCTAAGCACACGCTCGGCAGACTCTTGTAAAGTCAATGGATAGCATGGTATTTGTACCAAAAATGGAAATAAGATTGATGTATAATCATTTCACATTTTAATAAAAGGATCACATGAAGATGCAATCGCCTACTCCAGTACTTAAAATGAACATGTTACCATTGACTATTAAGAAAGCTTTTGGACAAGGCCTTAATTTTTTGACACGCAATTTATTAAAAGTAGTACCATTTCAGCTTGATGGAACAGAGATGAGACCTTTGGCAGATGTGATCTCTAAGAAAGCTAAAACTCTATCTAATCTTCCCAAATCGGGGAATTCTGGTAAGGATAATAAGCAATCTAATAACTCGAAAGATCTTTTATCCTTTGAAGCCGGCTTAAACGCGATTGATTCTTATTTATATACGCCCTTCATGATGCATATGGAAGGTTACAGAAATTGTGAAATCGCAGATTACCTTTCTTTATCTGAAAATCAAGTAGCAATGATAATCAATAAAGTCCGCGATCTGCTACAAACGCACAACAGCTCAGTAATAAACTAAGCTGTTGCCGATTTCCTAAATACAAATAAAATTTCCTCTAATCAATCAACTGGTGATTGATTGCGAACTTGATGAGTTCGACATAATTCTTAGATGTTGTCTTATCCAGTAATTTTTGTCTATGCCCTTCCACCGTTCGCTTACTGATAAACAATTTTTCTGCGATATCTTTAGTTGTAAATCCGTTTACCAGCAACTGTAGCACATCATATTCTCTAGAAGATAGATCCAAGTCTCGTAAAACCGTCTCTGGCTGTGATTTTTGTGATACGCTCCCTATCGACTGTAATAATCGCATAGATATTTCTGAAGATAGATACTGGCCGCCTTTGCCAACATGAGAGATCGCAAAGAGTAACTCATCGTAATCGGCATTTTTTAGCAGGTAGGCTTTCGCTCCCAAATTCATAACCTCCTTAACCTCGAGCTCGTTATCGATCATACTTAGAAAGACTACTTTGATATGAGGAAAATCGTTTGATACCGACTGCATCAACTCTGGCCCGCTGATTCCATTCATGTTCATATCAGTCAGCAGAATGTCTACATCAGAATTGTCGTTAAGCAGCGCTAGCACTTCCTCACCACTTGTGGCTTCAGCAATAATGTTAATATCCGGTTGGGTCTCTAAAAGCAACCGTATGCCATTTCTAACGACTCGGTGGTCGTCAGCTAATATAATACGCACCATGTATTACAATAATACTAAAATTTGATGTAAAAAGCGATAATGTGCGCTGCTATCAATGCGTTGTGACTTTGGCAATATCTCTATCCGTTACCGGCTACTTATTTTCTGTTTTCCAGAACTTGCTTAACCATCT is a window from the Sphingobacterium sp. lm-10 genome containing:
- a CDS encoding response regulator transcription factor; the protein is MVRIILADDHRVVRNGIRLLLETQPDINIIAEATSGEEVLALLNDNSDVDILLTDMNMNGISGPELMQSVSNDFPHIKVVFLSMIDNELEVKEVMNLGAKAYLLKNADYDELLFAISHVGKGGQYLSSEISMRLLQSIGSVSQKSQPETVLRDLDLSSREYDVLQLLVNGFTTKDIAEKLFISKRTVEGHRQKLLDKTTSKNYVELIKFAINHQLID
- the prpB gene encoding methylisocitrate lyase, which translates into the protein MMVYSAGAQLRHMLKQEHPLQIVGTINANHALLAKQAGFRAIYLSGGGVAAGSLGIPDLGITTLQDVLTDIDRITAVCDLPLLVDIDTGFGASAFNIARTIRSICKAGAAGVHIEDQVAAKRCGHRPRKEVVSAQEMVERVQAAVEAKTDPDFVIGARTDAVATEGVDAAIARAVAYQDAGADFIFAEAVTELKDYQRFSEALHIPILANITEFGQTPLFTTEQLGEVGVDMVLYPLSAFRAANKAAQSVFETIRREGSQANAIQRMQTREELYQSINYYAYEDYLNQKQDEGK